Proteins encoded together in one Deinococcus planocerae window:
- a CDS encoding RsmD family RNA methyltransferase, with protein sequence MSLRILGGSAKGRVLHVPPSARPSGARIRKSLFDLLATRQPEGRFLDLHGGSGAVGLEAASRGYEVTLIEKDARAVRTLEENAQSLGLTVRILRGDAGALLGRVGEFDVVFSDPPYVQDIGRLTARLLASGVIAPAGVLVCQHPGQLRLPPHLDYGREERVYGSNVLTLYTRPVVGDTLDFT encoded by the coding sequence ATGAGCCTGCGAATCCTGGGCGGCAGCGCGAAGGGCCGCGTGCTGCACGTGCCCCCCAGCGCCCGGCCCAGCGGCGCCCGCATCCGGAAGAGTCTTTTCGACCTCCTCGCCACCCGGCAGCCGGAGGGCCGCTTCCTCGACCTGCACGGCGGCAGCGGGGCGGTGGGGCTGGAGGCGGCCAGCCGGGGCTACGAGGTCACCCTGATCGAAAAAGACGCCCGCGCCGTCCGCACCCTGGAGGAGAACGCCCAGAGTCTGGGGCTCACGGTCCGCATCCTGCGCGGGGACGCCGGGGCCCTGCTCGGGCGCGTGGGCGAGTTCGACGTGGTGTTCAGCGACCCGCCCTACGTGCAGGACATCGGGCGGCTGACGGCGAGGCTGCTCGCCTCGGGGGTCATTGCGCCCGCCGGAGTGCTCGTCTGTCAGCACCCGGGACAACTGCGCCTGCCCCCCCACCTCGATTACGGGCGTGAGGAGCGGGTGTACGGCAGCAACGTCCTGACGCTGTACACGCGGCCTGTGGTGGGGGATACACTCGACTTCACATGA
- the coaD gene encoding pantetheine-phosphate adenylyltransferase: MNAVFPGSFDPITSGHMDVLTRASRIFDHVTVTVMHNARKQGRHLFDLDERLAILREATAHFGNVSVDSFGGLLVDYMRQQQKGIIVRGLRAVSDYEYELQIAHLNRQIGEVETVFIMAATRWSFVSSTMVREIASYGGDISEMVPRASAAALRRKFAEVYEGREAEMRGGQAEAGREA, from the coding sequence ATGAACGCCGTCTTTCCCGGCTCCTTCGACCCCATCACGAGCGGGCACATGGACGTGCTGACGCGGGCGTCGCGCATCTTCGACCACGTGACCGTGACCGTCATGCACAACGCGCGCAAACAGGGCCGCCACCTCTTCGACCTCGACGAGCGGCTCGCCATCCTGCGCGAGGCGACCGCTCACTTCGGGAACGTCAGCGTGGACTCCTTCGGCGGCCTGCTCGTGGACTACATGCGCCAGCAGCAAAAGGGGATCATCGTGCGCGGCCTGCGGGCGGTCAGCGACTACGAGTACGAGCTTCAGATCGCCCATTTAAATCGCCAGATCGGCGAGGTCGAGACGGTCTTCATCATGGCCGCGACCCGCTGGAGCTTCGTCAGCTCCACGATGGTCCGCGAGATCGCCAGCTACGGCGGCGACATCTCCGAGATGGTGCCCCGCGCGAGCGCCGCCGCCCTGAGGCGCAAGTTCGCCGAGGTGTACGAGGGGCGCGAGGCCGAGATGCGGGGAGGGCAGGCGGAGGCGGGGCGCGAAGCCTGA
- the metK gene encoding methionine adenosyltransferase, giving the protein MRKFYTSESVSEGHPDKLADFISDSLLDEFLRQEPSSRVAVETLVTTGMAVVAGEVRADKAHVDVQKIVREAVKAVGYTRAIYGFDAEYSAVLTTIHEQSPDIAGGVDHSEEWRAMTDEERARPENRFSEVGAGDQGLMFGYATDETPELMPLPISLAHGLTRRLAELRKAGRLPYLRPDAKAQVTVVRDLPPNAAGVHDATRTFVDTVVISTQHDEHVRQEQIRADMIEHVIRAVIPAELLTDETKYFINPSGKFVLGGPHGDTGLTGRKIIVDTYGGAVPHGGGAFSGKDPTKVDRSAAYYARYIAKNVVASGLARRALVEVAYAIGRAHPVSLRVDTYGTGTVSDDLLADLVREQFDARPQAIIDQLDLLRPIYARTAAYGHFGRPEFPWEQTDRAESLRAAAAGRKQLV; this is encoded by the coding sequence ATGCGGAAGTTTTACACGTCGGAGTCGGTGTCGGAAGGCCACCCGGACAAGCTCGCGGATTTCATCTCGGATTCCCTGCTCGACGAGTTCCTGAGGCAGGAGCCTTCGAGCCGCGTCGCGGTCGAGACGCTGGTCACCACGGGCATGGCCGTCGTGGCGGGCGAGGTGCGGGCGGACAAGGCCCATGTGGACGTACAGAAGATCGTCCGCGAGGCCGTCAAGGCGGTGGGGTATACCCGGGCGATCTACGGCTTCGACGCCGAGTACAGCGCGGTGCTGACGACCATCCACGAGCAGTCCCCGGACATCGCGGGCGGGGTGGACCACTCGGAAGAATGGCGCGCAATGACGGACGAGGAACGCGCCCGGCCCGAGAACCGCTTTTCCGAGGTCGGCGCGGGCGACCAGGGCCTGATGTTCGGCTACGCGACGGACGAAACGCCCGAGCTGATGCCGCTGCCCATCTCGCTCGCGCACGGGCTGACCCGGCGGCTGGCCGAGCTGCGCAAGGCGGGAAGGCTGCCGTACCTCCGCCCCGACGCCAAGGCGCAGGTGACGGTCGTGCGCGACCTTCCCCCGAATGCGGCGGGCGTTCACGACGCCACCCGGACCTTCGTGGACACGGTGGTCATCAGCACCCAGCACGACGAGCATGTCCGCCAGGAGCAAATCCGGGCGGACATGATCGAGCACGTGATCCGCGCGGTCATTCCCGCCGAGCTGCTGACGGACGAGACGAAGTACTTCATCAACCCCAGCGGCAAGTTCGTGCTGGGCGGCCCGCACGGCGACACCGGCCTGACCGGGCGCAAGATCATCGTGGACACCTACGGCGGGGCGGTGCCGCACGGCGGCGGGGCCTTTTCGGGCAAGGACCCCACCAAGGTGGACCGCTCGGCGGCCTACTACGCCCGCTACATCGCCAAGAACGTGGTCGCCTCGGGGCTGGCGCGGCGGGCGCTCGTCGAGGTTGCCTACGCCATCGGGCGGGCGCACCCCGTCTCGCTGCGGGTGGACACGTACGGCACGGGCACCGTGAGCGACGACCTCCTCGCCGACCTCGTGCGCGAGCAGTTCGACGCGCGGCCCCAGGCGATCATTGACCAGCTCGACCTCCTTAGGCCCATCTACGCGCGCACGGCGGCGTACGGGCACTTCGGGCGGCCCGAGTTCCCCTGGGAGCAGACCGACCGGGCGGAGTCGCTGAGGGCGGCGGCGGCGGGCCGCAAGCAGCTCGTCTGA
- a CDS encoding S8 family serine peptidase, translating to MSLTPLQRGTALTLLSLTLAACGSQQASVPGGAAPAQATLGALSTLTTPAQNETPELWFVEFGERPTSKGGNGATIARERQAFRDQARQLGVKFQERLVFERLWNGVSVRVRPSELGKIKDLSTVRGVYPVLNVTLPEEQIVNEPELATALAQTGADVAQNELGLTGKGVRVAVMDTGIDLDHPDFRGRIVAGYDFVGDAFTGANEPVPGQDNADDCGGHGTHVAGIIGAKGGAVGVAPDVSLGAYRVFGCEGSTQTDIMIQAMERVLADGMDVLNMSIGAAFQSWPQYPTAVAASNLVDQGVVVTASIGNSGTGGAFAAGAPGVGEKVIGVASFDNTHVLLSEFVVNGQKIGYQPASPSPTPPTSGSLPLAKTGTPASTADGCAALPANSLRGQAVLIRRGTCSFYIKAYNAQQAGAAAVVLYNNAAGPLAASVTGTPAVTIPVVGISDTDGKALDAAITAGGATLTWTPGQGTYRNPTGNLISSFSSYGLAADLSLKPDLGAPGGLIRSTWPLSLPGGGYNTISGTSMASPHVAGAAALLLQARRDAGQAVKAADVRTLLQNTAEPHLWSGNPATRLLDMVHRQGAGMINIVNAVGTTATVTPSKLSLGESEGGASKTETLTVTNTGKSPVTYALSHTGAISTTGNYTVAFASTPAGVSFSAPSVTVQPGGSATVTVTITPTGADLSQYGGYVVFTPQGGGTTLRVPYAGFKGDYQALKVLTTPPRLARANADGTFAPTPEASTFTLQNGDVPYFLLHLDHFARFLKMDVYDAASGKPVHPQFFNLLTQEYLGRNSTATGIFAYDWDGTVSHSRGSNGAGNDHDKRKDVPNGQYVVKLTILKALGDESNPAHLETWTSPVITIARP from the coding sequence ATGTCTTTGACCCCCCTTCAACGCGGCACCGCTCTCACCCTCCTGTCCCTGACGCTCGCGGCCTGCGGGAGCCAACAGGCCAGCGTGCCCGGCGGGGCGGCCCCGGCCCAGGCCACGCTGGGGGCCCTGTCCACCCTGACCACCCCGGCCCAGAACGAGACGCCCGAGCTGTGGTTCGTGGAGTTCGGCGAGCGCCCCACCAGCAAGGGCGGCAACGGCGCCACCATCGCCCGCGAGCGTCAGGCCTTCCGCGACCAGGCCCGGCAACTCGGCGTAAAGTTCCAGGAGCGCCTCGTCTTCGAGCGGCTGTGGAACGGCGTCTCGGTGCGGGTGAGGCCCTCCGAACTCGGCAAGATCAAGGACCTCTCCACCGTGCGCGGCGTGTACCCCGTACTCAACGTCACGCTGCCCGAAGAGCAGATCGTGAACGAGCCCGAACTCGCCACCGCCCTCGCCCAGACGGGGGCCGACGTGGCGCAAAACGAGCTGGGCCTGACCGGCAAGGGCGTCAGGGTCGCCGTGATGGACACCGGGATCGACCTCGACCACCCCGACTTCCGGGGGCGCATCGTGGCGGGCTACGACTTCGTGGGCGACGCCTTCACGGGCGCGAACGAGCCGGTGCCCGGCCAGGACAACGCGGACGACTGCGGCGGGCACGGCACCCACGTGGCGGGCATCATCGGGGCGAAGGGGGGTGCGGTCGGCGTGGCGCCCGACGTGAGCCTCGGGGCCTACCGCGTCTTCGGCTGCGAGGGCTCGACCCAGACCGACATCATGATCCAGGCGATGGAGCGCGTCCTCGCCGACGGGATGGACGTGCTGAACATGTCCATCGGCGCGGCCTTCCAGTCGTGGCCGCAGTACCCCACCGCCGTCGCGGCCTCCAACCTCGTCGATCAGGGGGTCGTCGTGACCGCCTCCATCGGCAACTCGGGCACGGGCGGCGCGTTCGCGGCGGGGGCGCCCGGCGTGGGCGAAAAGGTCATCGGCGTGGCGTCTTTCGACAACACGCACGTGCTGCTCAGCGAGTTCGTGGTGAACGGCCAGAAGATCGGCTACCAGCCCGCCTCGCCCTCGCCCACGCCGCCCACCTCGGGGAGCCTGCCGCTCGCCAAGACGGGCACCCCGGCCAGCACCGCCGACGGCTGCGCGGCCCTGCCCGCGAACAGCCTGCGCGGCCAGGCCGTGCTTATCCGGCGCGGGACCTGCTCCTTTTACATCAAGGCGTACAACGCCCAGCAGGCGGGCGCGGCGGCGGTCGTGCTGTACAACAACGCCGCCGGACCCCTCGCCGCCAGCGTGACGGGCACGCCCGCGGTCACGATTCCCGTGGTGGGGATCTCGGACACCGACGGCAAGGCCCTCGACGCGGCGATCACGGCGGGCGGCGCGACCCTCACCTGGACCCCCGGGCAGGGGACGTACCGCAACCCCACCGGCAACCTGATCTCCAGCTTCTCCTCGTACGGCCTCGCCGCCGACCTGAGCCTCAAGCCCGACCTCGGCGCCCCCGGGGGCCTGATCCGCTCGACGTGGCCGCTGAGCCTCCCCGGCGGCGGGTACAACACGATCAGCGGCACGAGCATGGCCTCTCCCCACGTGGCGGGCGCGGCGGCCCTGCTGCTCCAGGCCAGGCGGGACGCGGGCCAGGCCGTGAAGGCTGCCGACGTGCGCACCCTGCTCCAAAACACCGCCGAGCCGCACCTGTGGTCGGGCAACCCGGCCACGAGGCTCCTCGACATGGTGCACCGCCAGGGCGCGGGCATGATCAACATCGTGAACGCGGTGGGCACGACCGCCACCGTCACCCCCAGCAAACTGTCGCTGGGCGAGAGCGAGGGCGGCGCGAGCAAGACCGAGACGCTGACCGTCACCAACACGGGCAAGAGCCCCGTGACCTACGCGCTCTCGCACACCGGGGCGATCAGCACGACGGGCAACTACACGGTGGCCTTCGCCAGCACGCCCGCGGGCGTGAGCTTCAGCGCCCCCAGCGTCACCGTGCAGCCGGGCGGCAGCGCGACCGTGACCGTCACGATCACCCCCACGGGGGCGGACCTCAGCCAGTACGGCGGCTACGTCGTCTTCACGCCCCAGGGTGGCGGCACCACGCTGCGGGTGCCCTACGCGGGCTTCAAGGGTGACTATCAAGCCCTCAAGGTCCTGACCACCCCGCCCCGCCTTGCCCGGGCGAACGCGGACGGCACCTTCGCGCCCACCCCGGAGGCGTCCACCTTCACCCTCCAGAACGGCGACGTGCCCTACTTCCTGCTGCACCTCGACCACTTCGCCCGCTTCCTGAAGATGGACGTGTACGACGCCGCGAGCGGCAAGCCCGTCCACCCCCAGTTCTTCAACCTGCTCACCCAGGAGTACCTGGGCCGCAACAGCACCGCCACGGGCATCTTCGCCTACGACTGGGACGGCACGGTCAGCCACAGCCGCGGCAGCAACGGCGCGGGCAACGACCACGACAAGCGCAAGGACGTGCCCAACGGGCAGTACGTCGTCAAGCTGACCATTCTCAAGGCGCTGGGCGACGAGAGCAACCCCGCCCACTTGGAGACCTGGACCTCGCCCGTCATCACCATCGCGCGGCCCTGA
- a CDS encoding DUF3809 domain-containing protein — protein sequence MVIEAEQRFTLPHPQGREAALAFVRDAGVALARVRFLRALLGNTECVTGELVVPVPVLGEVDLPFRSLLNVTPDGAVLVPQPLSGERAWVEVAGQASVDGAGVVAFEFHFRAHLHTPQAEGWGGAAFEKMARAAAARTLERVAGELPEGIGEAMGADASG from the coding sequence GTGGTGATCGAGGCCGAGCAGCGGTTCACCCTCCCCCACCCGCAGGGACGGGAGGCGGCCCTCGCCTTCGTGCGCGACGCCGGGGTGGCCCTCGCCCGTGTGCGCTTCCTGCGCGCCCTGCTGGGCAACACCGAGTGCGTCACGGGCGAACTCGTCGTCCCCGTGCCCGTTCTCGGAGAGGTGGACCTGCCCTTCCGAAGCCTCCTGAACGTTACCCCGGACGGCGCGGTCCTCGTCCCACAACCCCTCAGCGGCGAGCGCGCCTGGGTCGAGGTCGCCGGGCAGGCCAGCGTGGACGGGGCGGGTGTGGTCGCCTTCGAGTTCCACTTTCGCGCGCACCTCCACACCCCGCAGGCGGAGGGCTGGGGCGGCGCCGCCTTCGAGAAGATGGCCCGCGCCGCCGCCGCGCGGACGCTGGAGCGGGTGGCGGGCGAGCTTCCAGAGGGGATCGGGGAGGCGATGGGGGCGGACGCGAGCGGCTGA
- a CDS encoding DUF3248 domain-containing protein, with protein sequence MTDPTQPDAPGPEETRPELPAELVRQLETLGAQLVWRVGKDELSDDVVVRLGYASATPRFAHLPRLRSVADTELQAAVAENRVVIEWVD encoded by the coding sequence ATGACCGACCCCACCCAGCCCGACGCTCCCGGCCCGGAGGAGACCCGGCCCGAGTTGCCCGCCGAGCTCGTCCGGCAACTGGAGACGCTGGGGGCCCAGCTCGTGTGGCGGGTCGGCAAGGACGAACTCAGCGACGACGTGGTGGTGCGGCTGGGCTACGCCTCGGCCACCCCCCGCTTCGCGCACCTGCCGAGGCTACGCAGCGTGGCCGACACCGAGTTGCAGGCCGCCGTCGCCGAAAACCGCGTGGTGATCGAGTGGGTGGACTGA
- a CDS encoding SIR2 family NAD-dependent protein deacylase, whose product MNLADAQAALRSARRVAVLTGAGVSAESGIPTFRDAQTGHWARFRPEDLASPGAYRRDPETVWQWYAGRYADVTRAQPNSTHLLLAGLEREKGAGFFLATQNVDGLHARAGSGANGGRLVELHGNLTTARCEVCGTVRPLPAPEDFTPPPSCPVCGSRMRPNIVWFGEYLPEDALEAAGHAFREAEVALIVGTSGVVYPAAGLALEAREAGAVVIEVNPEETELTPYLSFSVRDIASRGLAALLETGQPR is encoded by the coding sequence ATGAACCTCGCCGATGCCCAGGCCGCCCTCCGCTCCGCCCGTCGGGTGGCCGTCCTGACCGGCGCGGGCGTGAGCGCCGAGAGCGGCATCCCCACCTTCCGCGACGCGCAGACGGGGCACTGGGCGCGCTTTCGTCCCGAAGACCTCGCCAGCCCGGGCGCGTACCGCCGCGATCCCGAGACGGTCTGGCAGTGGTACGCGGGCCGCTACGCCGACGTGACGCGCGCCCAGCCCAATTCGACGCACCTCCTCCTGGCCGGGTTGGAGCGGGAAAAGGGCGCGGGCTTTTTCCTGGCGACCCAGAATGTGGACGGCCTGCACGCCCGGGCGGGAAGCGGGGCGAACGGCGGGCGGCTGGTGGAACTCCACGGCAACCTCACCACCGCCCGCTGTGAGGTGTGCGGCACGGTCAGGCCGCTGCCCGCCCCGGAGGACTTCACCCCGCCGCCGAGCTGCCCCGTCTGCGGCTCGCGGATGCGCCCCAACATCGTGTGGTTCGGCGAGTACCTGCCGGAAGACGCGCTGGAGGCTGCCGGGCACGCCTTCCGGGAGGCCGAGGTCGCCCTGATCGTCGGCACGAGCGGCGTGGTGTACCCGGCGGCGGGCCTGGCCCTGGAAGCGCGGGAGGCGGGCGCGGTGGTGATCGAGGTCAACCCGGAGGAAACCGAACTGACCCCGTACCTGAGTTTCAGCGTCCGCGACATAGCCTCGCGGGGGCTGGCGGCGCTGCTGGAGACAGGTCAGCCCAGATAG
- a CDS encoding toxin-antitoxin system HicB family antitoxin produces the protein MQTTLRLDDDLHRRAKMEAARRGITLTQLVEEGLRAQLEASAAGSRPPVVLPTFDSGLSFNFTAQEIKAMMNDDSEQLARLGLTPEAASPKK, from the coding sequence ATGCAAACGACCCTCCGGCTGGACGACGACTTGCACCGCCGGGCCAAGATGGAGGCCGCTCGGCGGGGCATCACGCTCACGCAACTTGTGGAGGAGGGGTTGCGTGCACAGCTTGAGGCGAGTGCGGCGGGGTCACGCCCGCCTGTCGTTCTGCCCACTTTCGATTCCGGCCTCTCCTTCAACTTCACGGCGCAGGAGATCAAGGCGATGATGAACGACGACAGCGAACAACTTGCCCGGCTGGGTCTGACTCCCGAAGCGGCGAGTCCGAAGAAATGA
- a CDS encoding TA system VapC family ribonuclease toxin, whose product MSYLLDANLLLNAFRRDAPAHAASYGWLTRTLQEGEAVWTTSVNELALLRIATLAALGPLAASPERVFEFLAALHAQPNYRHLELGKPGLGRWRQLTLDLELRGNDLNDASLAALALEHRLTLVTADQGFTRFPGLRVFTPT is encoded by the coding sequence ATGAGCTATCTGCTCGACGCCAACTTGCTGCTCAACGCGTTCCGTCGGGATGCTCCAGCCCACGCGGCAAGTTACGGGTGGCTCACGCGGACCCTTCAGGAGGGCGAGGCCGTCTGGACGACCAGCGTCAACGAGCTTGCCCTCCTGCGGATCGCTACCCTCGCCGCCCTGGGACCCCTGGCAGCCTCACCGGAACGTGTCTTCGAGTTCCTCGCCGCCCTGCACGCCCAACCCAACTACCGCCACCTCGAACTCGGCAAGCCGGGGTTGGGCCGCTGGCGGCAACTCACCCTCGACCTGGAGCTGCGCGGCAACGACCTCAACGACGCCTCCCTCGCCGCCCTCGCGCTGGAGCATCGGCTGACGCTGGTGACGGCGGATCAGGGCTTCACGCGCTTCCCGGGGCTGCGGGTGTTCACGCCCACCTGA
- a CDS encoding RNA 2'-phosphotransferase, producing the protein MTDERLSRRLSYLLRHAPHEAGVPLEPGGWLPVEAVLRHLRISREGLERVVRTNDKRRFTLEGERIRANQGHSVPVDLKLTPTPPPPVLYHGTHPEALPAIRREGLRRMSRHHVHLSPDPETARRVGARRGRPVVLTVRAGDMHGAGHVFYLSENGVWLVEAVPPEFLSFPG; encoded by the coding sequence ATGACCGACGAACGCCTCTCCCGCCGTCTCTCCTACCTCCTGCGCCACGCGCCCCACGAGGCGGGCGTACCCCTCGAACCGGGCGGGTGGCTGCCCGTCGAGGCCGTCCTCCGCCATCTCCGCATCTCGCGCGAGGGACTCGAACGGGTGGTCCGCACGAACGACAAGCGGCGCTTCACGCTGGAGGGGGAGCGCATCCGGGCCAACCAGGGGCACAGCGTCCCCGTCGATCTGAAGCTGACGCCCACCCCGCCGCCCCCCGTGCTGTACCACGGCACCCACCCGGAGGCCCTGCCCGCCATCCGCCGCGAGGGGCTGCGGCGCATGTCCCGCCACCACGTCCACCTCTCGCCCGACCCGGAGACCGCCCGGCGGGTGGGGGCGCGGCGTGGGAGGCCGGTCGTGCTCACCGTGCGGGCCGGGGACATGCACGGGGCCGGGCACGTCTTTTACCTCTCCGAAAACGGGGTGTGGCTGGTGGAGGCGGTGCCGCCGGAGTTTCTGTCGTTTCCGGGCTGA
- a CDS encoding bifunctional 3,4-dihydroxy-2-butanone-4-phosphate synthase/GTP cyclohydrolase II, with translation MSLSPIPDLLRELRAGRPVILVDDEDRENEGDLLMPAATATPEWINFMAREGRGLICVTLTPKRARDLDLTPMVGRSTDPNGTAFTVSVDHVSNSTGISAYDRAATVAALINPEAKAGDFRRPGHIFPLVARPGGVLRRAGHTEAACDLARLAGFEGAGVICEIMNDSGEMSRLPDLLAFGEKHGLLVGSIEALIAYRMEHDPFVVRVAEAKLPTEYGDFRIVGFEDTLSGAEHVALVMGEVTGEPLLVRVHSECLTGDGFHSLRCDCGPQRDAAMRAIAGEGRGVLVYLRQEGRGIGLLNKIRAYALQDEGADTVDANLRLGLPADARDFGIGAQMLHLLGARRLRVLTNNPRKLHSLSGFGLEVVERVPLRVGENAHNAGYLATKATRLGHLR, from the coding sequence GTGAGCCTCTCCCCCATCCCCGACCTCCTGCGGGAGCTGCGCGCCGGGCGCCCGGTGATCCTGGTGGACGACGAGGACCGCGAGAACGAGGGCGACCTGCTGATGCCCGCCGCCACCGCCACCCCCGAGTGGATCAACTTCATGGCCCGCGAGGGCCGCGGCCTGATCTGCGTGACGTTGACCCCGAAACGCGCCCGCGACCTCGACCTCACGCCGATGGTGGGGCGCTCCACCGACCCCAACGGGACGGCCTTCACGGTCAGCGTGGACCACGTGAGCAACTCGACCGGGATCAGCGCCTACGACCGGGCGGCGACGGTGGCGGCCCTGATCAACCCGGAGGCGAAGGCGGGCGACTTTCGCCGTCCGGGGCACATCTTCCCGCTGGTGGCGCGGCCCGGCGGGGTGCTGCGGCGGGCCGGGCACACCGAGGCGGCGTGCGACCTCGCGCGGCTGGCGGGATTTGAGGGGGCGGGCGTGATCTGCGAGATCATGAATGACTCCGGCGAGATGAGCCGCCTGCCCGACCTCCTCGCCTTCGGGGAGAAACACGGGCTGTTGGTCGGCTCCATCGAGGCCCTGATCGCCTACCGGATGGAACACGATCCCTTCGTCGTGCGGGTGGCCGAGGCCAAGCTTCCCACCGAGTACGGCGACTTCCGCATCGTGGGCTTCGAGGACACCCTCTCGGGGGCCGAGCACGTCGCGCTGGTGATGGGCGAGGTGACTGGGGAACCCCTGCTCGTGCGGGTGCATTCGGAGTGCCTGACCGGGGACGGTTTCCACTCGCTGAGGTGCGACTGCGGCCCCCAGCGCGACGCGGCGATGCGGGCGATTGCCGGGGAGGGGCGCGGCGTCCTCGTCTACCTGCGCCAGGAGGGCCGGGGCATCGGCCTCCTGAACAAGATTCGCGCCTACGCCCTCCAAGACGAGGGGGCGGACACGGTGGACGCTAACCTGCGCCTCGGCCTTCCCGCCGACGCCCGCGACTTCGGGATCGGGGCGCAGATGCTGCACCTCCTGGGGGCGCGCAGGCTGAGGGTCCTCACGAACAACCCGCGCAAGCTGCACTCCCTCTCCGGCTTCGGGCTGGAGGTCGTGGAGCGCGTCCCCTTGCGGGTGGGCGAGAACGCGCACAACGCCGGGTACCTGGCGACGAAGGCGACGAGGCTGGGACATCTGCGCTAG